A stretch of Chitinophagaceae bacterium DNA encodes these proteins:
- a CDS encoding DUF4920 domain-containing protein — MKKMILTIPALLIGICLLAQPPKGPADKGMTFGEKTTADGAVSANELAAKLKGTEAAEVKVTGKVVEVCKAEGCWLRMETANGPMLIKMKDHAFLVPLSMNGKTIVAEGTATLKETSVEMLRHYAEDAGKSKAEIEAIKEPKTEITMQAKGILVL; from the coding sequence ATGAAAAAAATGATCCTGACGATCCCCGCGCTTTTAATAGGCATTTGCCTGCTGGCTCAGCCACCCAAGGGCCCTGCAGATAAGGGAATGACCTTTGGTGAAAAAACGACGGCAGATGGGGCTGTTTCAGCCAATGAACTTGCCGCTAAACTGAAGGGAACGGAAGCCGCTGAAGTGAAGGTGACCGGAAAAGTGGTGGAAGTTTGTAAGGCAGAAGGGTGCTGGTTGCGTATGGAAACAGCCAACGGGCCCATGCTTATCAAGATGAAGGACCATGCTTTTTTAGTTCCCCTGTCAATGAATGGGAAGACAATTGTGGCCGAAGGTACAGCTACGCTTAAAGAAACATCCGTTGAAATGCTTCGCCATTATGCCGAGGATGCAGGTAAGAGCAAGGCTGAAATAGAAGCAATAAAAGAGCCCAAAACGGAAATAACCATGCAGGCAAAAGGCATATTGGTCCTCTGA
- the rplK gene encoding 50S ribosomal protein L11 produces the protein MAKEITGYVKLQCKGGQANPAPPIGPALGSKGINIMEFCKQFNARTQEKQGKVLPVLITVYADKSFDFIIKTPPAAVQLMDAAKVKGGSKEPNRVKVGKVTWAQVEEIAKDKMADLNAFTLNSAMNMVAGTARSMGLTVEGKAPWEN, from the coding sequence ATGGCAAAAGAGATCACCGGCTATGTCAAACTCCAGTGTAAAGGAGGACAAGCCAACCCGGCACCGCCGATAGGACCTGCTTTAGGTTCTAAGGGTATCAACATCATGGAGTTCTGTAAGCAGTTCAATGCCAGGACCCAGGAAAAACAAGGTAAGGTACTTCCCGTATTAATTACCGTTTACGCAGATAAGTCATTCGACTTTATCATTAAAACTCCCCCTGCTGCAGTCCAGTTAATGGACGCTGCCAAAGTTAAAGGCGGCAGTAAAGAACCCAATCGTGTTAAAGTTGGAAAAGTTACCTGGGCACAGGTAGAAGAAATTGCCAAAGATAAAATGGCAGATCTGAATGCTTTTACACTCAACAGCGCCATGAACATGGTAGCTGGTACCGCACGCAGCATGGGTTTAACTGTTGAAGGAAAAGCTCCCTGGGAAAATTAA
- a CDS encoding 50S ribosomal protein L1, which produces MITKKRKVANAKVDTNKAYSLKEASTLVKEVNTTKFDSSVDLHIRLGVDPKKADQAIRGTVSLPHGTGKTKRVLVLCTPDKEAEAKAAGADHVGLDEFITKIEGGWTDIDVIVATPSVMPKIGKLGKVLGPRNLMPNPKTGTVTNDVAGAINDLKGGKIAFKVDKVGIIHASIGRVSFTSEKIAENSQELINAIIKLKPSSSKGTYLKGVSMASTMSPGISIDTKSVQN; this is translated from the coding sequence ATGATTACGAAAAAAAGAAAAGTAGCAAATGCTAAGGTTGATACCAATAAAGCTTATTCCCTGAAGGAAGCTTCAACCTTGGTTAAAGAAGTGAACACAACAAAATTCGATAGTTCCGTTGACCTGCACATCCGCCTGGGTGTTGACCCCAAAAAAGCAGACCAGGCCATCCGTGGTACTGTTTCTCTGCCACACGGAACCGGGAAGACCAAAAGGGTACTCGTTCTTTGTACGCCTGATAAAGAAGCCGAAGCAAAAGCTGCCGGTGCCGATCATGTGGGCCTGGATGAGTTCATTACCAAAATTGAAGGGGGCTGGACAGATATTGATGTGATCGTGGCCACCCCGTCGGTGATGCCTAAGATCGGTAAACTGGGTAAAGTACTGGGTCCGCGTAACCTGATGCCAAACCCAAAAACCGGTACGGTTACAAACGATGTTGCCGGCGCCATCAATGACCTGAAAGGCGGTAAGATTGCATTTAAAGTAGATAAGGTGGGTATCATCCACGCTTCTATCGGAAGGGTAAGTTTTACTTCGGAAAAGATCGCTGAAAACAGCCAGGAACTCATCAATGCCATCATTAAGCTGAAGCCATCCTCATCAAAAGGTACGTACCTGAAGGGTGTAAGTATGGCCAGCACCATGAGCCCCGGTATTTCAATTGACACCAAATCTGTTCAAAACTGA
- a CDS encoding 50S ribosomal protein L10: MTKQEKNEVIELLKGKFSQYNNFYITDTESLTVEQVGKLRRHCFNKQVEMKVAKNTLIKKALESLDAEKYNGVYDSLHKVTALLFSENPKDPAMIISSFRKETNNEKPLLKAAFINGDVFVGNDQLKALTQIKTKNELIGEVIGLLQSPIQRVLGALQNRPEAAAEAAAVPAE, encoded by the coding sequence ATGACAAAACAGGAAAAAAATGAAGTGATTGAGTTGCTGAAAGGCAAATTCTCTCAATACAACAACTTCTACATAACCGATACCGAAAGTTTAACGGTAGAACAGGTTGGCAAACTACGCAGGCATTGCTTTAACAAGCAGGTGGAAATGAAAGTGGCCAAGAACACCCTGATCAAAAAGGCGCTGGAAAGCCTGGATGCGGAAAAGTACAATGGCGTTTACGACTCCCTGCACAAGGTGACCGCCCTGCTGTTCAGCGAAAACCCGAAAGATCCGGCTATGATCATCAGCAGCTTCCGTAAAGAAACCAACAACGAGAAGCCTTTGCTGAAGGCAGCGTTCATTAACGGGGATGTATTTGTAGGCAACGACCAGTTGAAGGCACTGACCCAGATCAAAACCAAGAATGAACTCATTGGTGAGGTTATCGGGTTGTTGCAGTCACCCATACAGCGTGTACTGGGTGCCCTGCAAAACAGGCCGGAAGCAGCAGCCGAAGCCGCTGCAGTACCAGCAGAGTAA
- the rplL gene encoding 50S ribosomal protein L7/L12: MADVKALAENLVGLTVKEVQELAEFLKTEYGIEPAAAAVVVSAGGGEGAAAAEEKTSFNVILKSGGPNKLAVVKIVKELTGLGLKEAKDLVDGAPKPLKEGVDKGTAEDLKAKLTEAGAEVEIA, translated from the coding sequence ATGGCAGACGTAAAAGCATTAGCTGAAAACTTAGTAGGCTTAACAGTAAAAGAAGTTCAGGAATTAGCTGAATTCTTAAAGACCGAATACGGTATTGAACCAGCTGCAGCTGCAGTTGTAGTAAGCGCAGGTGGTGGCGAAGGTGCCGCTGCTGCTGAAGAAAAAACATCTTTCAACGTGATCTTAAAGAGCGGCGGACCCAACAAACTGGCCGTTGTTAAGATCGTTAAAGAATTGACCGGTTTGGGTCTTAAAGAAGCGAAAGACCTGGTAGACGGCGCTCCAAAACCTCTTAAAGAGGGTGTTGATAAGGGCACTGCAGAAGACCTGAAAGCCAAATTGACCGAGGCAGGAGCCGAAGTTGAGATCGCTTAA